AAACGGTTCAGAAGAGTAAGAACTCAAGTAGCACTCCTATTTCTGGCGCATTTTCATAAAAACTAATTTGCTCAATTAATTATCTATTAAGTAGTGCTTGAGTGCTGCAAGCATGTTCTAGAATCTACTGAATGGACTACTGGATAGGGTTAGCTGTGGAACTGCTTCCTGCTGTTGGTTTCCATCAGCACACTAACCATTTTTTAACTACCTCACAGCCCTGTGAGGTAGGTGCTGTGGACACCCCCTGCTTTACTTGGAAGAAGTAAGTAACCACCTCAAACAGTCTCTGTATTAAAAAGCAACAAGGCTGTTTGTCAGGCAGACTGCACTTACTGAGCGCTTCTACCAACAACAAACGCTAAAACGGCCCCTGCTTTCCTCCAGAAAACACCTACATGCAGGCTCTAGAAAGAAGGGAAGACTGAAAGCTGGCCCAAGCGGAAAAGCTCTGTTTAGGCTCTGCCTAGCCCACAGAGGAGTGATGAGGACTGAGCTAGTTTTGCCTGGCCTTCAAGTGTTACCCAGCAGCCTGCTCTCCTCAACACAAGAGGGCAACATTTGGCAACAAAGTACATATGGCGACTCCCGGTTCAACTAGGCAACCATTACACAAACCATACTGcttgggggatgggggcagggaagggaggggaggagaagtgaGCTCCATATTGCAGATGTGACAAAAAGTAAAGGTTGTTCCTGGAAAGCCTTTTAATATATGAATACTTTTTCCCCCAAATGAAGAATcatgtcttaaaaaccaaacctCCCCAGGCTGTAGGCATTACAGCGCATGCTACCCCAGGCACTTAGGGGGTGGATGCAGGATTTTTTCAAGTCCCAGGCCAGTGCGGGCCATAGAGTAAGACGTAACCTCAGGAAAGCCAAAATGAGCCGGGGAGACGCTCATTCAGTACTTAagggtacttgctgctcttgcagaggacctggttcggttccagcacccacatgcgtTCTCCAGGTTCTGATGcctcagttttttgagacagagtctcactgaacctggagttgcTCTTTCTGTAAGGCTGGCCAGCCTGAGAGCCCctgttccttcctgtctctgcttctaacCAGCACTGGGCCTACAGATACCACAGCTGCCTCAGGTTCAAATGCAAGAACAGCAATCAAGTTACTCACggagccatttccccaggccTTAGGTACTGACTAGGTACTGTATTTACTAATACAATTTTATTACCTCTTTGAGAACTTTGAACTCCTGGTGTCTGGTGTCTAACACGACAAACTCTTTTGGCATTTCTCTGGATTGTCTTAGCTGCTGTGCCCACTCACCTACCCTGAAAGCACACTTCAATTCCCCCTCAATAAGGGCTTTTGTGGGTCAGACTAATGACTTGGTAAGCAGGGAAAACTATAGAAAAGCTGAAAAGTAAGGTCTTGAGAAGGCTAGGGGGCACTTGGCATGGGGCACCTATAATGTCAGTgtttggagatggaggcaggcaggtcagGACCCTAAGACCAACTCCAGCTATGTTGCGAGTCTGGGGCCTGCCTGGGCTCTGAATCTCAATGTAAATATACTGAGATATATCTctgtatctcaaaaaaattaaaggcaggGACTATATCCAAAATAGTCTAAAATACATGAAGTCAGtatctgtgtttctgtatgaTTGTCACTGAAGTAACTGAGTAATTGCTTTGATGACTTAAGTATAACATGTAATTTTGACCCCTCTAAACGGCACACTTGTTTAACCACCCCAGTACAATCCACTCTACCACTAGctatgttctgtttttaaaacccaTCATCAGTCTTGATCCCAGACCCGAGCTCTAAATCAGAAACTCATTACCTTCAAACAGTGCCCGGGAGAGTTCTTCACTTGGCCCTTAAAAGTTACCACTCTGAAGGCCGGATGGTGCCAAAGCCCAggatcccagcactaaggaggcaggaGAAGTCAACGGTGCGTTCAAGCCTAGTCTGGGCCAAATAGCAAGAATatctcaaaaacttaaaaacaaggaAGCTACTACTTCGGTTTGGTGTGGTATCTGTGtgctgttttgtttgagaaagggtctaaCTATGTCACTctaactggtctggaactcactataaaccaagctggccttgaactcagagatcagcctcaCAAGTTCTGGGATCAGAGGTTCATGCCACCATCTCTGAAACTTTGTTATGTAACCTAACTCACCATTCACCcaggggggaaaaaataaaaacaaatctttgttTCAGAATTTGCTGGATTACTCTGACCTTCTGACAGACACAGGCAGTGGAACCTCTTAAATGTCTTCAGAGGTATGGGAATGGGGTCAAATTAACTGGCTATACTGAGGTGTCTGTGAGGTGGCACACGCCCCATGGCCTGGCCACCTCGGAAGCTGAAGAAGGGGACTGCTTGTGCTCAAGATTTTAAGGCCAAGTTGGTGACATAGCAAGGCTGAGAGGAGGGTGTGTGGCAGGACCAACGCAAATGTTCTTCAAATGTCTGTGAGCAGAGACTTTAatagggcagggaggggggagcgCTGTTCTACAGTCTCTCTTGCCTTCTGATCCTTGAGAACAGAACTTCAGGTTGAAATAACCCTTTGGAAACAATGAAATTCGCTAGGCTACTTGTTAGGTACAGAAAATCCATCACTTAGTCCAACATCTTCCATTTTCCTGGAGTTTTAAGTTTCTGAGTGTCGCCATTATAAAAGGGAAGTGAGTACATTCACAGAAGGAGAGCTACGGCATGGGTTTTAAATAGTCCTGGAATGCTCAATGTATCCACTCCACTGCTCTTACTAACAGGAAAGCGAAAGGCATGCCATTGTCAAATTATCTTCATGAGTGACTTTTAGAAAACTATCATCAACCCAGATGGCTTTGACAATAAGTCGGGGAGAGTTATGTATCTTATCATTTCCCTCTTCAAACTTAGGTGAACCTCTTGCTATGAACATCTGAAAGTGTCCAAGAACACACAGTAGATCTGCCTATCTGTACCAAGGTTAGCTCACACAGACCTGTATGACCACTTATGTGAATGCACTTGTTTCTCTGTTCAAGTCTTCTTCACTACTGACTTCTTCAGACCTTCCTTTTagccaaaatatttattaaaaatgaggtatacTTGATGGCTAGTAAATAAAAGGCCATATACAAGGTTGGAATGCTAGTAAGTACAGTTAAAACTACTCGTGATTTGGTATAGCCatgtctttaaacaaaacaaactttttatacattataatatatagttataattaAAGTAACTActtacttcatatatatatatatatatatatacatatacatgtatatatatataggtatacaTTAAAATAACTATTGATTTCCTATATggctgaaatatttaaaaatcattttcctaaGAGCACAATTCACATGAAACCTAAGACAAGTGACAGTTTagaagtgtgtctgtgtatgtgagagtgtgttggacactgaacctagggcctcacacatgctaggcaagtactctacagATGAGCTTCATTCCCAGTCTCTAAAATATTCTCTAAAACAGATCTCATCTGCTTCACAGTCAAGTTCATTTTACTGATTCTGCAACCTGGAAAAACAAGAGATTTTATAAATAATCACTCACTCTAAAGTTTCTACATTAACTTCTGATTTTCAAATTATGATTTAATTTATAGAAAAGCTCATAGGATAATTTGAAAGTTATGTTTAATAGCCATGTCTTATAATGAGAACTGGTATGTTCAACCTCAAAACACACGACAGATTATTTTAAGTCAAAAGACCATGAGAAGGTAACTAATTTACGATTAGAAATGGCACATGAATCTCCTCCAAGATCAGTATAAAAATTCTGCAGGAGAAGCTGCTACTCAACGAGGATGGTGTCCACACCTGCTTGTGTGAGCTCTGACTCTAAGGCACAAGGCAAGTCTAAATGTTCTTGTGACAATCGAGAGCTTTTTAAGGGGACATCAGGCCAGCTGTCACAGTATTGCTGAAACCTCTGGGCCAATGAATTTCCAAACCTTTGGCACCGGTTATATCTGTAGGATTTAcctttgtgtgtatacatgtgttccaGTAACTGGCTCTTTCGAAGAAATTTATGACCACAGATGGTacaactgatttttcttttccttgaaaaagaaaaattacagtttaATTCTACCGGCTCTGTGTCTTTGGAGATCAAAGATACTTGACTGATCTGTAAGGGCTCCGAGGTACCCCGGCTCGAGTGCTCAggcggtggctgctgctgctcattCTCCTTGACAATGAAGGAGCTGAGCCTCCGGCATTCAAGAGCCTCACTGCTGTCACTAAGTGGATGCACTTCACCAAGGTCATTACTTTCCAAAATGGAAGCAGGGACACCAAATGGGAGAGATCCGGACACATGGGTATGGAGGTGTTGTCTCAGGTTACTTCGGGATTCAAAACGCTCCCCACAGTAATGGCATAAGTGGACTTTGATACTGTTTTCTGTAAAAGAGGGGCCAGTCACTTCTGATGAGGATGAGGAGTGGCTTTGGGGGATCACAGTCTCTGGATCACATCTCTCCTGTTTGATGGACACTGGGGGCTTCTGGTGCTCCTCCACGGCCTGGGCAGCAGGATGGGCCCTCTGCTGCTCTGCACCGCCACCATCATCTAGCCCAATTGCCAGAGAGAGTTGCAGCTGGGGGTGGTCACCTGGGACAGCAGCTCTGTTTCCACTGCCACTGGGAGGAGTTTCTTTgatctccagcccttgtttgaCAGCTGTTTTCTGGGCTGTTGAAATCTGAATACCATACAAATTTGATGTCtgcacagtctctggtgagaacaCTTGATTCATTTCAGTTGCGATGTGAGAAAGGTAGTCAGCGTGAAGAAATCGGATCCCTTCCTCCAAACGACTATGATCCACAATCTGTTTTGGCCCTTTTCCTGTGTACATAATATGCAACAAGTAGCTGAATATATCGGGCTGGATGTCAGCTGGTTGTATTTTTATGCATTCactgttaaaacaaaaacaaacccaaacaaaatgaaatacaacCTAGTTAGCCTTTTGGTTTCTAACAATCTTAGGTTAAAACAAATTCTCCCCTAGAGGTTTAAACCTGGCAATCTGCCTTGATGTAACAACAACGGGAAAAATCAGTCTTCGAAGTTAACTGCTTTTACGGTTCATCAACAAGACTTTGTGCATCTAACCTACTGCCTAACAGCAGGAAACGCAGAGATGTTCACACTAGTTCCCCCCCCAGGTGACTCCTAAGCAGTACAGACTACTGGAGGTGCAAGAGGATAGAGACTAGCGACTAAACTAGTGCTCTGCTTTTATACTGAACATACACGCAGTGAAAGGGACTAACGCAGAAACTCCAAAGGATGCCTGTATGCTGGTGTTCACTGTACCATTATTTACAGTAGCTAAAAGCTAGAAACAACTAAATACCCATCAAAAGATTAATGGAGCCAGGTGTTGTGGGGCAGccttttaatccaagcacttgggaggctgaggcaggtgaatctctttgaatttgaggccaccctggtctaaatagagagttccagagcagccagagctacacacacagaccctgtctcaaaaaagaataaaagagaggaagagaaaaacaatggGTAAGCAAAGCAGGTAAACATCGTgtatgtcaacttgccacaaggAAAAGGAACTTCTGGTATGGGTTATAACTTTGAACTCTTGAAAGCatactaagtttaaaaaaaaaaaaaaagacacaaaaggcCAAAAATTGTATGGTACCACATCCATTAAATATCTAAAGCAAAGCCGGgccattagtcccagcactcatggACAACCAGGGATAAAGAAGCCCTCTCGGAGGCCGGGTgtggggcgcacgcctttaatcccagcactcgggaggcagaggcaggaggatttctaacttcgaggccagcctggtctacagagtgagttccaggacagccagggctacacagagaaaccctgtctcgaaaaacaaacaaaacaaacaaacaaacaaacaaagaagcccTCTCTGGAAAACACCCAAAACCAACAAAAGGAGAAATATCTAAGACAACACTTACAAAGAGACAGAACCAGGCTGGACAAAGGgttgttcagtggttaaaaatatttgctgttcttctagaagacctggttggttttgatccccagcacccataaggTGCCTCACAAtcgtctgtgactccagttccaggggaccagatCCCTTCTGGCTTAGtgtgcaccaggcatgcaagtggaaCACAGATATCATTCAGGCCACACACCCATATACAAGGGACAAGGACAGACATATGGGGTTAAGGAAACCCCACAATTGAATAAGGGGTAGTTACAGGTGGCTGAAGGAGAATGGAAAGTTACTCCTTAATAGGTACAGTGTTTATGTTAGGAGAGATGAAAAGGTTTTGGAAACAGCTGTGATAGTTGCAGGTAACATTATGAATGTAATTACTGCCATTGAGCCGGATGATTTTAAAGTGTTAATTATAGAGACCCTCCTCCGAAAACCAAAACcaggggcctagagagatggctcagtgctgaagagcactcactgctctggcagaggacctggcttcagtttctagcacccatataaCAGCTCAtatcatgcagacaaaacactcatacacataaaaattattaaaaaccaaaaaacatcttgaaaaaaccaaaaaaaaaaaaaccaaaaaaaacaaaacaaagaacaaaataacaaaatgacaatcaaacaaccaaaagcaaaccaaaccaacaaaatattcgtgtttttaaaggtatataatgaaattgttatttaaaatgtaagtgaaaCTGTTTTGGTTTCTAAATCTTTAAATCACAAATGAATACAAGTATAATTTTGAAAAGCATCCTAGGAATTTCCAAGGCACTATGGTTACTAGAGAGCATAACAAAGCAGACCTGTGTGAACTTAAGAGCAGAAGCACCAAAGGGAGATTATGCACTTGAAGCAGCGGTGGACAGCGTCGGTGGACTGTTTCCCTGAAGCAGTTTACTCTGGGGGCCAGCACACTGACAATCTAGTTTCTCTAGTCCTTCACCCTGAcacccctgcttcctctctcaggTTTTACTCTTTGATGTGCTCTGTCTACTCACTAGCATGTTCTGTGACATGCATTCTGGGGGAATAAATTCAGAATTCTGTTACCTGAAGATGTTTGATCAGTACAAACACAACACAAGGCAGGCCTCACCCTCACAATGCctatgtttatttaaatttttacattaggtatttaattacatttcaaatgttgtcccctttcctggtttcccctctgaaaaccctctatcccctacccccttcccctgctcaccaacccacccacacctgcttcctggccctggcattttcctacctggggcatagagccttcaaaggaccaagggcctctcctcctattgatgaccgactaggccatcctctgctacagatgcagctagagccatgagtcccaccaagtgtctcctttgattggtggtttaatccctgggagctctggggggtactgcttagttcatatttttgttcctcctatggcgTTGTtaatcccttcaactccttgggtcctttttctagctccttcattggggaccctgtgcttactccaatggtaggctgtgaggatCCACCACTGTATTTGAAAGGCattggtggagcctctctggagacagctataacaggcttctgtcagtaagcacttgttggcatccacaaaagtgattgcatttggtgattgtatataggatggatccccaggttgggcagtctccggatggtcatcccttcagtctctgctccacactctgtctctgtagctccttcaatGCCTGCATTTAGATGGTACTTTAGGAGCTAAACAACTCACAGCTCAGAGCAGACTGGGGGGAAGATAGCATTTATAATGTGGTGAGTGTAATCTACAGTGTCACATCAGAGACAAAACACCTCTAGCAGGATTTCACTCCAATCTCATCTTTGTACTGTGCCACACTACTAGCCACCTTATCTATTCTTTTGTGTGAATGATCATATCTGCATTTTATATCACCTTTGCTTGTGTGACAGCTTGTACATGCTTGGCCTAGGAAGTAGTactgtgtggccttggagtaggtgtgtcactgtgggtgtgggctttaagaccctcatccgctgcctggaagtcagtcttctgctagcagctttcagatgaagatgtagaactctcagttcctcctgcaccatgcctgactggatgctgccatgttcccaccttgatgataatggacagaacctctgtaagccagccctaattaaatgttgtccatataagagttgccatggtcatggtgtctgttcacagcagcaaaaccctaactaagactgcttctttctcttcttttcttttgttttgttttcttttttttttaagacagggttttattaTGTCCACGCTTGGTACTTGCAGTATAGtacaggctggccccaaactcacagtgattctcCTCTCTCTTAACCtaaaatgctaggattataaacattagccaccacacctggctgggcTAAGCCTTTAATCAATCTtagttatatttgtttttattagtatGCTCTATGATGGATACCATGGACTGAGTTAAACAGTGATACATAAAAGTTATGGCCCAAACTGTGATCCATGCTATTTCCTCTCCTTATTACTGTAATACTCCTCCTTATATTCCTCTGCAACATCTCAGAGACTCTTGATTTTTTGGATTTGTAAAGTCTGTttcaaaattctcaaaagaggcCTGCTAGAACTCTTCTACTTTGAGCACACCTGATGTTTGACACCATATTACTAACAACAAAGCTCTGCTCTAAACATTTTAATATCACTAATCCACTTACTCTTAATACCCAGAAGGAGAGTGTATCATTGTAGCATTTAACAGACAAGAAAACTCAGTGTTAGGGTTTGATCATGAACTGTCCCCTGAAAGCTCAGGTGTACATTCTCACAGCCTTGGTGGCCAGCTGATGGGCTCTGGGGAAGTGACTAGGTCACGAGGACTCTGGCTTCACCAGTGTATTCTCCACTCACAGAGTCACAATGTCATGTGACTGAATTACTTGGAGGTGGGAGACACTAGGAGACAGGGCCAAGGTGAAAGAAGAGTCACTAGACACGCCTGCCAGGGCTGCTTATCTAGCCCTGGTCATCACTGCACGGTTGGTTCCTGCTTTCTGCCTGCCTACTACAAAGTGTGTAGCTTTTCTGTTATGCCTTCTTTCATGgtatctctgccttcccagtgttaaagtcatgtgtgcaagtgcactaAAGTCATAGAGCAAGTGCACTAAAGTCACAGTGCAAGTGTACTAAAGCCTGAGGCTGCAAGCACaacaaatctttgttttcttaggcattttgtcacagcaccaGGGAGTGACTACACAAGACAGATCAATTATTTGCTTTACATTTAATTCTCTATCAGACTATAGATTTCTTGAAGACAGAGTATAACTTACTTATAACCATATTCTAGCTCaatctctaatatatatatatatatgcatattatatatacacacatacttaggaaatatttaaatgattgaacagttaaataaaaaatatataattgggATTTGACACCTCAATTTCATGTAAggtcctttaaaaacaaacaaaacaacaatccaCCAAATATACAGGGTACCAAGCCTGATGGCTTGGGCCTATGGCTCtagctactcagaaggctgaggcaggaagatcacaatcAAGGTCCTCCTGGGCTACAgcgtgagttcaagggcagtctgggCAACTTAGTAAGACTCTATcgcaaaatttataaataaataagcaagcaagcaatagTCTGGAATTGTCTAAACATAGACTAGACTAAAATTAATCTTTTCCAAGAGCTCAGAATTTGAATTGCCATACTACCTAAGTTCAAAAACTGCAAAAGaactcaaaaacagaaaatgtgaaataaacaCTCTCTTTGACTGGTGATGTCCAATCTGTGATGGTACAATGTGACAGTGAAATGTTGCTACACCAAAAATCAACAGCCCAGTGCTTAAGCACACAGGTTAACGTCAGAGTTACACTTGAGTCCAACTCATCAGCTATTTACTCCTGGATGGGCCATTTAACAGCTCAGTCTTGGTTGCTTTTTCTCAGCCAACCAAGAAAAAGTTATGGCATAACAATGGAATTTACATTATAGGACTTGACGCTTGGGTATTGGCTAAGCCTTTTTTGTTGGTagtgggttttttgagacaggatctcattaggCAGCtttggttggcctagaactcacaatgtagacaaGTTGGTCTTAAACTtaagagatccccttgcctctgccacaGAAGTGGTAAGATTAAAGGAATACAGCCCCACACTGGACTAGGCTAAGCCTTTAATCAATTTGAGTTATACTTGTTTTCATTAAGTATGTTTTACCATGGATACCATGTACTGAGTTTAATACTGACTTATATatgttattataattaaaaatttgtaCTAGAATAACCCAATAATAAGCCCTtaaacagtgattctcaacctgtgggttacaaccCCTCTAGGGTCAAACAATCCTTTCATGGGGTCAactatcagataccctgcatatcatatatttatattacgattcataacagcaaagttatggttatgaaatagcaacaaaataattttatggttggaggttatcacaacatgaggatctcagcattaggaaggttgaggaaccactgcctttttaaaaaaagacttattatattattatacataagtacattgtagctgtcttcagactcgccagaagaaggcatcagatctcattacagatggttgtgagccaccatctggttgctgggatttgaactcaagacctttggaagagcagtctgtgctcttacctgctgaaccatctcaccagccttaaATGATATAAGACATATATATCACAACATTAcaaattttcttctcatttacaAGAGCCCCTCTTACCTTGTTTGGTGAATAAAAATCATCTTGAAATAGTTAGAAAAGGCAGCAAGTACTGCTCTGTGGGCTTTGAAGTAAACATCCCCAATAGCAACTGTGCAGTCACACAGAAAGCCGAATTCTCGCTGCATGTTCAGCTGCTGCAGTAGCACAAGGCTATGGCTAGCAGTATCCATGGCGGCTCTGAGAAAAACCAACATAGATATATATGTTCGGGATACATAGATGTTTatatacatacgtacgtacatacatacacacacatacaaatatacatacttatacataaaaCTGGTTATGGTTCACACAAACCTAGAGCATTAAGgtctcattttaaatgaaaatactcAACACTGTGGACTTCGCTCTCTAACATTAAACCCCTTAATTAATGACAACTGAGATGAACTCTTCTGAACAATAAGACCGTCTTTTAAGCAAGGACGAGGGTAATTTGTATGGTGAGAGAAATGCTCATGCTTTTCAATGTGATCATGTTttgctttcgtgtgtgtgtgtgtgtgtgtgtgtgtgagagagagagagagagagagagagagagagagagagagagagagcgcacatgctaggcaagccccaCTCCTACTCTCCTTAGGGTTTAATGCTGGGCTTCGTCTACACCAGGTAAGCACTCACCCCCATCTTGTGATCACGTTTCCAGTGATGTTTCTTAACTCGAGAGATGAAATGGAATACTACAGTGGGGCTCAGGGTTACATGAGATAACTTAGTGAAAACTGGGTTGTAATAGAAAACGCTACTTAAATGTCGCCTATAAGTGGGAATAATAGCATAATAGCAGGGCATCCTGCCTGGCTGTGAGCctcagctacctccccagcctgaTGGGCAGCCTATCTGGACTACAACTGTCCATTTTCTTCTTAGATCCTCTGGCATTCAGGAGACACTGGCCTCCTGACTGTCATAAAACTTAGCAGTCACAGATGTCAAGCCATACCCTGATTTATATGGGGCCTGGGAGCTCATGACAAAGAACCTACAACCTGATTTCATACACGTCTGGGTGCAGATTCTCTGTGTTAAGAAAAGGAAGATATGGCAAATGAGCCTCAAGGGGAAAATTCCTGCATGAGGATATGCAAGCAAGTCCTGACCACGACAGTAACTGTGTgtctaaacaaagacacagaaaaaaatcacagtttcaGGCAGGTGGGAGGTGAATCTTCACCACCACT
Above is a genomic segment from Mus pahari chromosome 7, PAHARI_EIJ_v1.1, whole genome shotgun sequence containing:
- the Zbtb25 gene encoding zinc finger and BTB domain-containing protein 25 isoform X3; the encoded protein is MDTASHSLVLLQQLNMQREFGFLCDCTVAIGDVYFKAHRAVLAAFSNYFKMIFIHQTSECIKIQPADIQPDIFSYLLHIMYTGKGPKQIVDHSRLEEGIRFLHADYLSHIATEMNQVFSPETVQTSNLYGIQISTAQKTAVKQGLEIKETPPSGSGNRAAVPGDHPQLQLSLAIGLDDGGGAEQQRAHPAAQAVEEHQKPPVSIKQERCDPETVIPQSHSSSSSEVTGPSFTENSIKVHLCHYCGERFESRSNLRQHLHTHVSGSLPFGVPASILESNDLGEVHPLSDSSEALECRRLSSFIVKENEQQQPPPEHSSRGTSEPLQISQVSLISKDTEPVELNCNFSFSRKRKISCTICGHKFLRKSQLLEHMYTHKGKSYRYNRCQRFGNSLAQRFQQYCDSWPDVPLKSSRLSQEHLDLPCALESELTQAGVDTILVE
- the Zbtb25 gene encoding zinc finger and BTB domain-containing protein 25 isoform X1 — its product is MARALAAQPRSPFPLRAGLRAGAEASVGLCRPGSRAAAPGLQALVGGYPARAAQPFLSPPPSSLAAMDTASHSLVLLQQLNMQREFGFLCDCTVAIGDVYFKAHRAVLAAFSNYFKMIFIHQTSECIKIQPADIQPDIFSYLLHIMYTGKGPKQIVDHSRLEEGIRFLHADYLSHIATEMNQVFSPETVQTSNLYGIQISTAQKTAVKQGLEIKETPPSGSGNRAAVPGDHPQLQLSLAIGLDDGGGAEQQRAHPAAQAVEEHQKPPVSIKQERCDPETVIPQSHSSSSSEVTGPSFTENSIKVHLCHYCGERFESRSNLRQHLHTHVSGSLPFGVPASILESNDLGEVHPLSDSSEALECRRLSSFIVKENEQQQPPPEHSSRGTSEPLQISQVSLISKDTEPVELNCNFSFSRKRKISCTICGHKFLRKSQLLEHMYTHKGKSYRYNRCQRFGNSLAQRFQQYCDSWPDVPLKSSRLSQEHLDLPCALESELTQAGVDTILVE
- the Zbtb25 gene encoding zinc finger and BTB domain-containing protein 25 isoform X2, encoding MSWNYRAAMDTASHSLVLLQQLNMQREFGFLCDCTVAIGDVYFKAHRAVLAAFSNYFKMIFIHQTSECIKIQPADIQPDIFSYLLHIMYTGKGPKQIVDHSRLEEGIRFLHADYLSHIATEMNQVFSPETVQTSNLYGIQISTAQKTAVKQGLEIKETPPSGSGNRAAVPGDHPQLQLSLAIGLDDGGGAEQQRAHPAAQAVEEHQKPPVSIKQERCDPETVIPQSHSSSSSEVTGPSFTENSIKVHLCHYCGERFESRSNLRQHLHTHVSGSLPFGVPASILESNDLGEVHPLSDSSEALECRRLSSFIVKENEQQQPPPEHSSRGTSEPLQISQVSLISKDTEPVELNCNFSFSRKRKISCTICGHKFLRKSQLLEHMYTHKGKSYRYNRCQRFGNSLAQRFQQYCDSWPDVPLKSSRLSQEHLDLPCALESELTQAGVDTILVE